The DNA sequence TTTTGCTTCTTCAATGGTGATACCCATAGCCTATGGCACAATGAGGCCATGTAACAGTTATGATGAATTAGTTTGGAAAGACATGAAAACATTATCATAAGATGTAAGAAAAATACTCACATTTGTACCGCGCAGCATATGAACAGCAGTAGAGACACCAGCTGCAATAGAGAGGACCAATGGCAAGCCAGAAGTGTAAAGTAGCCAAAATAAATATGTTGACAAGGCAAGAGAGGAAGAGAAGAACAGGTATGGCACCATACCAGCTGCAGTATTAAGTAGGTTGGATGATCGACTGAATACCATATTTCGATAAATGTGGTCAAAATCAGCATTACGCCGATTAACTGCTTCTAAATGTGCAGCCAAGTGACAATTTACAAAGCACATTATTCGATCATATACTCTGATTCTCAAACCCACTCCTCCCTGCTTGATCCAATATTGCCTCATTAGTATTCATTTCATTTGGAGTGAAACTAAAGTTCACAACTCgagcattttattttttagatgccAATCTAGTGTTTAACATCAAAATTAATACTGCTATACACATACTAAGAAGTCACAATAAAGTGAattgttcaactccaaaagagagagagagagagagagagagagagagagagagagagagagagagagagagagagagagagagagagagagagagagagaatctctatCATTTCTTCCATGTAACACATTCGCTACAGTTTAGATAAGGTACTGAATAGGGGTATTTGGATGAAACTACATAGATAACTTTCAAGGTTAACCAAATTATGTAGGAAAATGTACTTGCACTAAATTGAGAAGAGAAATAATTGAATATAAAGTTTTTAAGCATTTGAGCATTACTTGCTTGAATTTCACTATAACAAACAGTTGAAACCATAATGAACTGATAAACTTTACTATAATTATAGTGCCTTCATGGGCAGAATTGAAGTACAACCTTATTTTAAACCTTAAAGTAACTGGGAAAACAGATGCAAACCTTATTGCCAATTGCACGTCCAAATCCACATGGGACTGCTCCAGCATCAATGTCACCAACATGTGTTCTAAGATTCTTTCTGACCCTAATTGAGGAATGTCAACTCATAATATAtgaacaagaaaaaaatattaaacatagaaatcagaAGTACATAAACCAAAGATTTAAGATGTCTTTCCATGGCAAAAGAAACAGGAATAACTAGTTTATCTCATTAATTTGATTGATCAGCCACAAACTTTCACAACAATTACTCACCAAAGAGAAACAAGCAAACCGGCAAGCTGCCTAGAACCCATACGCTCAAAAGCTTTTCCTTCTCCTAAGGCCTTTCCTATTGTATCCAGCCACCATTGCCCCATTGCGCTTCCTTCAAGCCCTACCTGAGATGTAGGCAATAAATGCATGCAAACAATATGCATATTAGATAAGATAGGTTatgtaatatttatatttgattctCCAATAcacattattctaaattttaaaaaggaaaaaaaaataattgcataATATAGGCATATGAATGAAATCTTACAGTTTCTTTTGCTGCAGACATTGCAAGGAAACCTGCACCCATCTCCACTTCTTGCAAACCAACTACAACTATGCCTACATCTGATACGACGGAACCCAACCATGACAAAAGTGCCTCCTGGGATGTTCTACCTTGACCGACATTCCATGTGCCAATCAAAATTCTAACATTGTGCCGTCTCGTGTAACTAACTTCTCTTGCAGCTAACTCTGTCCTTATTATGTTGTCAATAGGACCTGGAGATGCGATATTCCATCCCCGTATGCCTCCATGACTTGCCAAGCTAAAAACATAACCATTGCCAACAGCTAATCTAATCACAGGACCATTATGAGCGACCCATCCTGCAATTAAATTGCCTTCAAGGTCCAAAACTTGGATAATACCACTCATATAACCTACATACATCCGTGTTCCAAAAGTGCAGATGCACTGGACAGCACAAGGATGGCGATTACAATCTTGCACACGGTTCCCGGTCCCATCCCATTGTACAAGCATGCCATTTGTAGATCCACTCCAAATCATTCCATCGCTTGTCTGCACAAGAGCTTCTGTTCTTCTAGAATCATCAACAAATGCCCCAGCTCCTTTGCTTGCAACTCtacggacagcatctgcagctcCCATTATAGCATTACGCGATCGTTGAAGAAAACTAGGACCCTGAGATTTATCCTTTTTGTTGGAGGAATTAGACTTTGCCTTGGGTTCATCTTCTACTCCTTGATCTTGCTGCATTGATGACATGTCAACTCGATTTTCCGCCTGGCCATCCACGTTAAATACTTTTAGGAGTTCCTTGGTACGGGCATCCCTATTAAAGTATCAATTATTGAGTTACACGAATTCTACTTAGACATTCATGGCCTATTTTTGTAGGCAAAATCCTTCTAAAAATGTTGAGGAGGACAAAATGGAGATTAccacaaaaaaaaatcacaaaaggaTGCAAAACTTTAAACATATCCTCTCATCAACCTCAACGAATGTAATATTATGTAAGAATAAGAAGCATACCATAGTGAAAAAGAAAGAGGCCCAGCACACCAGACTCTACCTTTAACATGATCAGACAACAAACACTTAACCTCTTGAGAAGATATGCTGCAAACACCATTAACTGTGACTTGACTTCTAAGGTCAATGAAAGACCGCTCTACAAGTAACGCCGCCATATGCCTTTCCTCTGGAGACAGAGAAAGAGATTTTTCCATGGATTCCCATGGCCAGATTTTAATCACACCCCCTTCGGAACCCGACCAGAGATCACCTTGATGCAAACCAGAACAAAGAATCACAAACTAAGTGGGAAGAAAATACAGTTACACTAATAAGAAAGTGATAAGAGAATGAAATTAGCATAGCACCTACCATAGGAACTTATGACCATGGAATGCACTGGTCCTCTATGTGCCTGCCAAGAAAGACCTTCCTTAAAGGGCGTAGAAAAAGTTTGATCCATCTTCCAAGACCTAATTTTTCCATCCTTATGGCCACTCCAAACCAACCTAGTGCCGTTATCAACCGCCAAAGACATGGTAGGTGATATCTCTGCTGATTCATAAAATGGCGAAGCATCCTCATCCCCTCTTCTCACCTTTCCACCAAGACCACAACCTgcttcatatgcattcttgaactCCCACACCCTCACCCCACACTCCTGCCCAGCCCACAACTGCTCTTCCGTACAAGCAATCGTTCTCAGGAACTTACCGAGTTGAGTTTCCCTCAATGGATGCGGCCTTAATTCAAGACACGGAGGCCGCCCTGGATGAACGGCGGATCTAGTAGGAGCCTTGAAGATCCCCATTCCGCCGCCGCTGCCTATAAACTCCTGCAAAGGCTGAGCCTGATCTTCAGGTCCACCGGGACCCTCGAGGTATTCATCGGTGGCAGAGGAGGAGCGCGTGAAGAATTCATCATCGGAATCAGATTGTTCATAGAAAGAGCTAATGTTGTTGGAAATGCGATTGTCATCCAAACTGTGCTTGCGGACTTGATTGTGTCGCTTGCGCTCCGAAGGTCCTGGAAGCTGCTGGCTGTAGGAATGGGCTTTGCGATGCGGCGGAAGGGAGGCTAAATTTTCGTTGTCCTTGTCGTCGTCTTCGATTCGTTCGTCCATGGTCGGTGGAAGAATGGGAGTAGCGGAAATCGAaggagattgaagaagaagagagagaaaacgaAGAATGATTGAAGAGAAAAGTGGAAAGGGTGTATAGGGATTGGGGAGAGTGTGGCCATGCGGGAACTAAGGCGCTGCATACTCCAACCTTACGGACAGGAAACCCTTTGCACTTCTTCACCACTGAAATACAATACATTCATATCAATCTTTCACTTTGGCGCGCCAAATcaatatcattttaaaaaaaaaataaaataaaataaaataaaatagtgagTTATTAAgtgttaaataataaatactataTTATTACTCTAGAGTCTAGATTTAAACAAATGAAAATGTGCATGGTGACATGTATCCATAAGTGTAACTAACATTCAACAAAAATTGACTGATTTAGaatgaaatttgaattgaaaattaaTGGATAAAATAAAATCTGAGTTCATTTTAAAAAGATGATATCACATTAATAAAAAATGAGTGAATATCAAATTCAGCTtgtgacaattttttttaaaagataacgagactttcagaaaaaaaattactttatgacttttgatatttttttctcCGTAAAATAAGTTAGTTCCTACATCAATAATCTATCTCTGTGATTAACGAAATATAAATATGTGCCACGTTAAGATGGTGATGTGTTCGTTAAGTGCCCGTCTGGATTGGCATATTAATAAATCACTCAACTCAACTTCtgataatttttaaaagagaaagtatagggagccaatggcttaagcgtataatgtgtacaatggaggtttaggaagtattagagatatgaccattagtgttacattatcCTGTCAGGTTATgctttgggatgagtggttttagatatggtattagagttctagatttgaaaggtcaagagttcgatctttggtgaaccccaaaattagtttaaatttttattgagatgtttattatccttggtatccggatggttatcctcggtatccggatggttattctggatagtatggtgatgttcattttattcatggaccaaagatttagcccatagtacacattgtacacttaggccattggctccctagcactaccctttttaaaaatataacttaGTGTTTTATTTGCGCAGAACATGAGTAATCCTAAGTGCCTCTTCATCTTTCCTCTTTGTATAAAACTCTAATTATGTTACCACCATAAGCTATGGGAACAATTTTTTTAGAAACTAGGAGCCGCACTCTGCATGGTTATAGTGTTGGCGAAGAGAGTAGGAGCTGCAACTTTTTTCTGAAAGTCTTGGGCAGGTAAGAAAGAAGAAATTCATGTCTCCAAAATGTCACTGTGATACCTATGCGATTCTCTTCCAATTTTGCACAAAACTTAATCCAGTTAGGATCTTCTTGGGATACCCTAATTACAATGTAAATATTACTTTATAATTTTTgcatgaaatttatttttttgtatatattttaaatttgaaaattttatataatttttgtattttacaatcaaaatttttaattttcagatACCCATCCCACGTTACAAGTATTTCAAGTGACTAGATGTATTAGTTTAAGAAAATATTGATGAGGATATTacttctaaaaatattattttaatagaaaGGAGATTGAAGGAGGTAGAACATAGAATGAAGGAGTTAGagatgaaattgaatttgaaaaatcaaaacgAAATTGGATCTTAAGATGGTAGATATAACTTCAAATGTTTTAGGCTTATAATTTTGAGTATAATTAATATCATAATTGCTTTAATCTTTAGGACATGTCCTAAGTAATTGTCATAACCTTAGTTGTGATATTTTGTGATAATTATGTTGCTTTGTAATGCTTTTAAGATGTAACTAAATATGGGTAAGATTATATTTTATGTTAATGAATTTGCTATcactttaatttaaaatgatattgTGTTGAAAGAAATTAGATTATACTACAAATATGTAATCACATATTTTGATGGATGAATATATAAAAATCTAGGTATACAATAATTGTAAGCTAAATCTAAAATATATGTTTCATCAATATGAAAAAAGTCTCTACAATATGATTTTAACATGTGTTATATGGTAGTAAAGATGGAACTATAAGTACAATCCAAAATAGTTCCATAATCTATTATAATAAACTTAGCACTAAAGTATGATTGTTTGTGCAATAGCAAAATAATATGTCTCTAAATTACTCGTTGTCTAACTTATATACTAGCAAATAAGTTTACAACTATTAATGAAccaaaagataattaattaagttCATAAGACACATGTGACTCTTCACTTAGACTAACAAAATACATATGAGTCTTCACTTGGTGCTTGCAATCCATTAATGAATCTCCTCAAGTGTGAATTGGAGGCCTAAAATCAGGTGTTGGCATGAAGGTAAACAAGTTGTCGGATGTCCCTAAAGTAGCTACTCCGAGTGGTTCTAGATAGTTTTGAGTGGGTGGTATTGGAGGCCTCACAATGGTTTACTTCATTCGAAACCCAACAGGAGGCTCGAAAATTTGCTGAGTAGCATGCACAAGATAAAATAACCATTTCAGTACAAAAAATGAACGACActaaaatcaccaaatacaaTTATATACTCACAGATCCATCATTATGGGGTGCAGATTGAAATAAATCAATCTCTTCAATAAAATCTACATTAGGCGAGGCTCTCACTTTTggcatctttttttttattcttttttgccTTTGTCTGGAAATGATGACACAAATATGACATATAGATTTAATAATTTGCAATCAACAACACATAACAGACTtggcaaaattaaaaaaataacaaatgtaACCATCGGATCATATTGTTGTCCTTGCTTATTTGTTGCAGCTCCAACGGAAGTTTTTGATTGAGTCTTGGTTGCCTTCTTTGTTCTTTTAGTCTTTGATTGCCAATTTGAATTTTTAGGTACACCTTTGCAAGTCTTGTGATAATGACCTTTTTCTTCACACTTACTACAAGTTACTTGGCACAATCTCCTAACTTTATTGCCAATCACCATATTGATAGGAGCTTTCATCCTCCTAAGTTTTGGCAGGCCAGCTGGACGTACGATTGGAAGGGGGAGGGGGAAGGATTCCCTGACAATCTGTAGGGATCCAATATTTCTCGGTGTTTACCGGTTGGATCACATAGG is a window from the Arachis hypogaea cultivar Tifrunner chromosome 1, arahy.Tifrunner.gnm2.J5K5, whole genome shotgun sequence genome containing:
- the LOC112707017 gene encoding type I inositol polyphosphate 5-phosphatase 12-like isoform X1; protein product: MDERIEDDDKDNENLASLPPHRKAHSYSQQLPGPSERKRHNQVRKHSLDDNRISNNISSFYEQSDSDDEFFTRSSSATDEYLEGPGGPEDQAQPLQEFIGSGGGMGIFKAPTRSAVHPGRPPCLELRPHPLRETQLGKFLRTIACTEEQLWAGQECGVRVWEFKNAYEAGCGLGGKVRRGDEDASPFYESAEISPTMSLAVDNGTRLVWSGHKDGKIRSWKMDQTFSTPFKEGLSWQAHRGPVHSMVISSYGDLWSGSEGGVIKIWPWESMEKSLSLSPEERHMAALLVERSFIDLRSQVTVNGVCSISSQEVKCLLSDHVKGRVWCAGPLSFSLWDARTKELLKVFNVDGQAENRVDMSSMQQDQGVEDEPKAKSNSSNKKDKSQGPSFLQRSRNAIMGAADAVRRVASKGAGAFVDDSRRTEALVQTSDGMIWSGSTNGMLVQWDGTGNRVQDCNRHPCAVQCICTFGTRMYVGYMSGIIQVLDLEGNLIAGWVAHNGPVIRLAVGNGYVFSLASHGGIRGWNIASPGPIDNIIRTELAAREVSYTRRHNVRILIGTWNVGQGRTSQEALLSWLGSVVSDVGIVVVGLQEVEMGAGFLAMSAAKETVGLEGSAMGQWWLDTIGKALGEGKAFERMGSRQLAGLLVSLWVRKNLRTHVGDIDAGAVPCGFGRAIGNKGGVGLRIRVYDRIMCFVNCHLAAHLEAVNRRNADFDHIYRNMVFSRSSNLLNTAAGMVPYLFFSSSLALSTYLFWLLYTSGLPLVLSIAAGVSTAVHMLRGTNAMGITIEEAKPELSDADMVVFFGDFNYRLFGISYDEARDFVSQRCFDWLREKDQLRAEMKAGKVFQGMREGIIKFPPTYKFERHQPGLGGYDSGEKKRIPAWCDRIIYRDTRSSTQAECNLDCPVVSSILLYDAVMDVTDSDHKPVRCKINVRISHADRSTRRKEFGDIMTSNEKVRSMLEELCHVPETIITPDKITLQNLDTSSLLIVNKSTKDNVVYKIICEGQSVVKNEGEPHFVAKGDFGFPRWLEVTPPAGIIKPEQSVEVSVRHEELHSSEDSTDGGSTKRRSEENQDKEVILVVHVQGSCSIQTYSQKVHVRHYFTAKTLRTDSKSNNARRNYAC
- the LOC112707017 gene encoding type I inositol polyphosphate 5-phosphatase 12-like isoform X2 yields the protein MDERIEDDDKDNENLASLPPHRKAHSYSQQLPGPSERKRHNQVRKHSLDDNRISNNISSFYEQSDSDDEFFTRSSSATDEYLEGPGGPEDQAQPLQEFIGSGGGMGIFKAPTRSAVHPGRPPCLELRPHPLRETQLGKFLRTIACTEEQLWAGQECGVRVWEFKNAYEAGCGLGGKVRRGDEDASPFYESAEISPTMSLAVDNGTRLVWSGHKDGKIRSWKMDQTFSTPFKEGLSWQAHRGPVHSMVISSYGDLWSGSEGGVIKIWPWESMEKSLSLSPEERHMAALLVERSFIDLRSQVTVNGVCSISSQEVKCLLSDHVKGRVWCAGPLSFSLWDARTKELLKVFNVDGQAENRVDMSSMQQDQGVEDEPKAKSNSSNKKDKSQGPSFLQRSRNAIMGAADAVRRVASKGAGAFVDDSRRTEALVQTSDGMIWSGSTNGMLVQWDGTGNRVQDCNRHPCAVQCICTFGTRMYVGYMSGIIQVLDLEGNLIAGWVAHNGPVIRLAVGNGYVFSLASHGGIRGWNIASPGPIDNIIRTELAAREVSYTRRHNVRILIGTWNVGQGRTSQEALLSWLGSVVSDVGIVVVGLQEVEMGAGFLAMSAAKETVGLEGSAMGQWWLDTIGKALGEGKAFERMGSRQLAGLLVSLWVRKNLRTHVGDIDAGAVPCGFGRAIGNKGGVGLRIRVYDRIMCFVNCHLAAHLEAVNRRNADFDHIYRNMVFSRSSNLLNTAAAGVSTAVHMLRGTNAMGITIEEAKPELSDADMVVFFGDFNYRLFGISYDEARDFVSQRCFDWLREKDQLRAEMKAGKVFQGMREGIIKFPPTYKFERHQPGLGGYDSGEKKRIPAWCDRIIYRDTRSSTQAECNLDCPVVSSILLYDAVMDVTDSDHKPVRCKINVRISHADRSTRRKEFGDIMTSNEKVRSMLEELCHVPETIITPDKITLQNLDTSSLLIVNKSTKDNVVYKIICEGQSVVKNEGEPHFVAKGDFGFPRWLEVTPPAGIIKPEQSVEVSVRHEELHSSEDSTDGGSTKRRSEENQDKEVILVVHVQGSCSIQTYSQKVHVRHYFTAKTLRTDSKSNNARRNYAC